In Macadamia integrifolia cultivar HAES 741 chromosome 1, SCU_Mint_v3, whole genome shotgun sequence, a single window of DNA contains:
- the LOC122086456 gene encoding glycosyltransferase BC10-like, with protein sequence MMKQQDQRIPISTVNLFNDQLRLGGLLSNFLLLCFGFALGIMASTYLTNNMTTFNFHDTQFSIPPPSTSTSTVTVATPPVNQSQALLPHLISPPAPVTPPRITPPSPVSTDQDKGQMPLVDSMHDMNDNELLWRASMVPRIDKAAIPKVAFMFLTRGPWPLAPLWEKFFKGHDGLYSIYVHSDPSFEESMPRDSVFYGRRIPSKEVKWGGFSMLEAERRLLANALLDFSNQRFVLLSESCIPLFNFSTIYSYLINSKETFVEAYDKPGSVCRGRYSRHMKPLIKVEQWRKGSQWFEMDRHLAIEIVSDRRFFPLFQRSCGKVSCVADEHYLPTVVSMKFPQRNSNRSLTWVEWSRGGAHPTKFFRTDMTYELLHKMRNGSKCEYNGNTTNICHLFARKFSPGTLGRLLKFAPRVMGFNS encoded by the exons ATGATGAAGCAACAAGACCAGAGAATACCAATCTCTACAGTTAATCTCTTCAACGACCAATTACGTCTAGGTGGTCTTCTCTCTAATTTTCTCTTACTTTGCTTTGGTTTCGCCCTTGGAATCATGGCTAGTACCTATCTCACAAATAACATGACCACATTCAATTTCCATGATACCCAGTTCTCTATACCTCCtccatcaacatcaacatctaCTGTTACAGTTGCAACACCGCCGGTAAATCAATCTCAGGCACTGCTACCCCACTTGATAAGCCCTCCAGCTCCGGTAACACCGCCGCGGATAACCCCGCCATCACCGGTGTCTACTGATCAAGACAAGGGACAGATGCCGCTAGTTGATAGTATGCATGACATGAACGACAATGAGTTGCTGTGGAGAGCATCCATGGTTCCTCGAATTGACAAGGCGGCCATCCCCAAGGTTGCTTTCATGTTCTTGACAAGGGGACCATGGCCATTAGCTCCTCTATGGGAAAAATTCTTTAAAGGACATGATGGGCTCTACTCCATTTACGTTCACTCTGATCCATCTTTTGAAGAATCGATGCCTCGAGATTCTGTTTTCTATGGTCGAAGGATACCCAGTAAG GAAGTGAAATGGGGAGGGTTTAGCATGCTTGAAGCAGAACGTAGACTACTAGCAAATGCACTTCTTGACTTCTCCAACCAAAGATTTGTTCTCTTATCAGAGTCATGCATTCCCCTCTTCAACTTCTCCACCATCTACTCTTACCTCATCAACTCTAAAGAGACCTTTGTAGAAGCTTATGACAAACCAGGTTCCGTTTGCCGTGGCCGTTATAGTCGCCACATGAAACCGCTTATCAAGGTCGAGCAATGGAGGAAGGGATCCCAGTGGTTTGAGATGGATAGACACTTAGCCATTGAGATAGTTTCCGATCGAAGATTTTTTCCTCTGTTCCAGAGATCTTGTGGCAAGGTCTCGTGTGTTGCAGATGAGCACTACCTACCAACAGTTGTGAGCATGAAATTTCCTCAGAGGAATTCAAACAGGAGTTTGACATGGGTTGAGTGGTCAAGGGGAGGAGCACACCCAACTAAGTTTTTCAGAACGGACATGACATATGAGCTCTTGCACAAAATGAGGAATGGAAGCAAATGTGAGTACAATGGCAACACTACCAATATTTGCCACTTGTTTGCAAGGAAGTTCTCACCCGGCACTTTGGGCAGATTGCTGAAATTTGCTCCCAGGGTCATGGGTTTCAATTCATAG